Genomic segment of Vespa crabro chromosome 18, iyVesCrab1.2, whole genome shotgun sequence:
GTTTGAGGTTATCTTCAACAAATTgtcttatattttaaatgtataaatatcaactttcaaaagtattttattgtttttaaacgTATTTTATACGACTGATAACGATAGATAATATTTCACTTTTTGTACGCTTATAATGATTGTAACAAGCCGATTTAAAGATGCTGGTGTCATAGGAGGTGAACACAGAATTTTCGAGTATCTCTCGATTTATTACAGGTCAAAGATAGAATTGGGAGATGTAACGCctcataatataaaacaacTTAAACTCTTAAATCAAGTGGTGTTTCCAGTTtcgtataatgaaaaattttataaggaCGTTTTAGAAGCAGGAGAACTTGCTAAACTAGCATATTACAATGACATAGTGGTAATTAGACcgtattatattcatttatttttataaatttattatatgttttaacaattattttcatatcagttatattcttcatttgtTACTTGCaaagaatattattctatatttgtAGGTTGGTGCAGTTTGTTGTCGTGTAGATACTTCAGAAAACTCTagacgtttatatataatgactTTAGGGTGTTTATATCCTTATAGGAGATTAGGAATTGGTACAGTGATGGTACAACACGTTTTAAAGTATGTCAATAAAGATGGAAATTTTGACTCAATTTTTCTGTAAGTATACATCCAAatcattatgaaatattatttctgaaAATTTCTTAACAAATGTATCGTATATTCCTAGTCACGTTCAAATAAGTAATGAAGGGGCGAttgatttctataaaaaatttgGATTTGAAATAGTGGAAACGAAacaacattattataaaagaatagagCCTGCGGATGCGCATGTTTTACAGAAAACATTGCGACCTCGAGCAAATCAAACGAATCAACAGACTATCaactaataaattttcttgtaCATTACttcatttcatctttttctttaccatcacaaaattatatttgtctTTGAATTCTATGAATAAAGCTCCTTGTTATTACATCTACTGTTGCATCAAATGTTATGGAGTCACCTGTAcataaataacgatacaaatataaaaatctaaagACATATTTTAATCTTATGTAGCAATCAATATCATCTTTGCATTATTTACGAAATACAGACTTGTGAAAAAGGATGcatagattaaaaaatttttgttttaacatAGCATTAAACCaaaattaaaagttatatttatatgatcaaaaataaataaataaaatatacatgcaaattaaaaattccaaaattattaataaaaattgtgtaaccatatacatatattacaaaatacataaattagaaattaattatatcagatattacataataaattttttatgcaTATTACCAAATctaataaatcgatcgaatattcTCTAAATAATCACAAACCAGGTTGAAATAGTTTTACAGACCATCACATTTTAACAAAGCTTTTTAGCATATACACCAtgtgtataattttatatatatatatatgtgtgtgtgtgtgtgtgtgtgtatgtgtgtatatataaaattacaactGTAATAATTCCAGGATCCTTTTAATGCAAAGTTCAGAACCTTCATATGCTTCTTTTGAAATCtacaaaagtaaaataataagatataattatattatgtattaattatacatatgtagagaTAATTAAGTAAAATTATCTCACTGGTGCTAAATTAAGAAATCCATGAGGCAAACCAGATAATATATCAAGAGTCACTACATTTCCTAGCAATTTTAGTTTTCTTGCAAACATAACACAGTCATCAAGACAAGGATCCAGTTCCATCGTCTACAATTACAATAtccaaatattaataatactataattttattaataataaaatctttttacaaATCTAATAAACTTTAGTTTAGATAAAATCTAACAGCCATAAACTCACTAAAATTTTGGTGGGTGGTAAACGAGCTAAGAGATCATCTGATGCAAGGTATGGACTCAATAATGGATCTTTCGGAACTGTGAACACAAATTCTTCTAAAGGACTTTTTGCTCGTGCCGTCATATCGAGTTCtctaatttctcttttatctccaCCAAGTGGCCATCCAAAAAGTGACCATGTTTTGCCATTACTTGGAGGGTTGACATCTGtaccattataattatttagtaCAGGGACTGAAGTACGTATGCTTGAATTTCTATACatttctaaaaattttttgatatattcttGAGATCTAACTTCTTGCTTTGGATGATCTATGcctagtatataaataatatcattgacttgaaatctatttttatttttatactttgatattatattaataaatattatttaaattcattaatatgtATTGTAGGATTAATTTGTCTAACATTGTACGTACCATCAACATCTGTTAGGCTTACAGAGTTTAATGTAGAGTCAGATGGAAGTGAGGCAAGTTTATGTGCATCATTTGTTTCGTCTCCATTAGGACTAAGAGCTAATGCTATAAGATCACTCTCGCTAACTTCTGCAAATGATTCAGTTTCTGATTCTATCACTTCATTGTTACCTTGATTTTTGTCTTTAGGGCTGCAAAGAAGCTTCATTTGTATcaccattatattttttcaattccttaaagaaaaagaaaagaaaaaagaaaaaaaaaatgataatattacatGCAGATACTATAAATCATTTTCAGTATTACCCTAAGgtctttttattatccattGCAGCATAAGCTTTTAGGCATCGCATCATAAAACCAAAAGGTAGCAATAGGTCAGTTAGACTTAATAACCGAGATGGTGATGTTACAAATTCTACCAATACTGGTGTATATGCCATAAAAATACCATCTGGTTTTCTTATATTCATTTCTAAACATTTAAAAGTAATTCCCAAGTTCAAATTTGCCCCCGCAGAATCCCCTGTTaacgttttattttatgaataattgaaataagttCCATTTAATTGTACATTCAAATAAATTCGTATCCTTTCGAAATATTGAAGATGTTTTACCAATAAGAAGTACTTTTCGTGCTGTACTTCCAAGCAGTGTACTCGCATGATTCAATGACCATGCGTAAGCgtataatatttcttcaagAGCACGAGGAAATGGTGCTTCTGGTGCTAAACTGTAATCTATACTTAAAATAGGCACACCTAATTTTACTGCCCATGTTCGTAAATAGGCTTCATGCGAACGGGAAGTTTGTGCTACAAAGCCTCCCCCATGAGAATGGATAATCAAACTCTCGGATAAACCAAGTAATTCACCTCCAATACCTGCAGATCCGAcctggaaaaaaatatttttatcttatctataagataaataaatataaaaataaaaatattacataattgttatataattagTATACCATTCCAACACGACGTACAGCACTAAGTAATCGGACATGTATTGGCTTTCTCCCTATATGACTGTTTGGTATTGGAATAGAGATTTTACCACCATCAAGTGTATCAAGTGTTAATTCTTCAGGAGGTATAGATATCACTTGATTTATACTTAATGGTACTACCATTGATACTGAACTGCATAGCATTTCTGAAATAGTCAATGATAGAACCTTAACGAATTCCACAATCtaggatcttttttttttcttttttctttttttttttttttcttttttttggaaagAAATTTTACCATTTTCACTCAAAAACCAGAAAGCTTGACAAAATGAAACATCTGCATGCTGAGATACGTGAACAATACGACGTGCTCTTGCTTCTGGatccaatatatattttaaagaattagCGCATCGTCCAAATAATGTTCCATTAGAATAATAAACTTCACTAAATGAGGCCAAACAAACTGATAAGGtttttaaaatatgttttatattgtCACAAtactgaaataattataataagcctttaatatttaatctcAATCTTATAATTGGaggaatttttaaaattacctGAAATCCTAAACATCtaccataaaaacaatattgatttatattctcTGCCTGATTTAAAAGTTCTTGTGGAGTATGTTCAttagaagaaaacaaagataattTTCCGTCTTTCATTCGATCGCTCCAAGAGTAAAGAGTTTTCAAGTATTGTAGACAAGTGTATAAAGATGCTAACAACTGAGAGCAAGCCTCAATTTctctaaatacatataaaattaataattatgctGCATGTAAATTACATGTAttgatatgtttatattaaaggaataatgaaaaattattatttaccgcatataataacttttacgaaaaaggaaggaatccTTTTGACAATACATTTGACGGCATACCGTACCAGAGTGCATAATACATCTATCAACTAATACTAAAAAGCTTCTATATCCATTTCCTGGGGTTTGTTCATCAAAATCAAACATTGGTGCGATtcttgatatttctttatatataggtTGCATCTTTTCTAAGTGATCCAATATTGCCAAAAGACCAGCTCTGATTCTTGATCCATTTTCATCTTGATGCGTCGAAAAGTAGTCTTTATTAGCGTGGCACAGTTCTCGTAGAGCTCCCCATTGCAGAGGTTCAAATTCTTCAAACGGTCTTTCAAAATCATCATCAAGAGACATTTGAAATTGTTGTCAACtgtattatgattaatataataagtaatcGAGGAATGATTTTTTAAGAATCTCTTCGACTggataatactattattgtatACGCAttgattttcataattttaaagaaattccaTTTATATGACAACTTCACCATTCAAAGTTCCTTGAGTCCATAAACAATGAAAtctgtataaaaattaataaataaatttattatagtttatttaaaagatatatttcataatattactctttcttcatttttatatttaaataataaacattgacAAATATTCACAACTCATTTACAAATCATTATTGTATAAAATCAACCATATTCTTATAACTTTGCCATATCATGCAGTAAAATGCAATCGTGTACTACGAACATCATTGTTACCATAAAGCTTTTCGCAATCGATGAGCGTTCTCCAAACACAAATGCGTCATTGATGAGAGTACGCTTTTCTTTAGAAAGACGGATACTGACTGGACAGTTTTAATCCGCGCGCTTACGAATATCCAATCATCGTGATTCAAGTTTACTATTACTTGTTATAACTGATAAAAGATGTTACCAGCTggcaaaaaaatattatctcacTGTTACtgattatacataatatactgAAAAAGGCAAACTACCTTACGATTGTTGACGCTGttgatcttattaaaaaatatggtGAACAAAATTTgtcgtatttttatatttattaacattgaaACATCAATgcgatataaaatttcattattatcaaaccTGTTATCCTATAtcaaagcatatatatatttatatagatatattctaatacaaaattattttatctttctccgaTCGGACAAACTTTGGtctatttgaatatatatcgattttgcAGATTTCTACAATTCAAAAATTCTACAAAATtacgaattaatatttatctctcGGTTGGAATACCATCAgagttaatttaataatataaagtatttactttgttaaaattttgCAAGTtgacagtatcaataacaacaaagaaAGACAAATAGCGCTAACGATTTTCATAATACGTATTTTATACGTATGACTCATATCTATTCAGCCTTATAATTTACACGCTCTCATtgtaaataatgaaacattaataaaatatttattacagtcACTTTGAATGTCGAGTTAAACAAACTTCGACTCGAGTCCCGTATGGCGCTTATGATTCTAACCTTAATCAAgatcactattattaattgttgtCTATGTCggacttattttttttcccaataataatgatattaactggtataaatatattattgtgattaaatatattattgtgaaGAGCTTTCTCGTCTATAAATATCTAAAGGTATTTACTTCTTTATTACGTTAACTTTGCATTTCTTTGAATGCATTAAAGTAAATATGTCAGTTCGAATTCGACGTGGaactttgtaatatattataataatgttaatgcgAAAGATgtgttttatttaatagaatGTAATCGtgtaaatcaaatatttaaggttagaaaagaaataacttttaaagaaaagttttaaagAATGTTCTGCatgaaatttgtattaaaaaaaaaaaaaaaaaaaaaaataaaaaaaaaaaacaatgtaaCATGaacaaagtaatattaaaatagaaatatctatTGCACATGTTATATGTTTACagggatatattttattttttttacagcaATTGAAAAGAtcatttacaaatataatggAAATTATAATACATGGATTTGGATGGTTTTTATCTATGAAATGAACCTATTTTCAAACAAAGCAATGAACAATATCTCTGGTCAGTTTCGTAAGACCACATGGGACCCTATACTCATTATTTCACAAATAATAGCAGTACAGTCTgtcatgtatttttttcttggaaTTTGGATCTGGATTATAGCATCGCTTTTAGGCTCTACAAATTCTTTGGATTATGCCTTTCAATATAAGGAAATACACATTCGTGATTTTGGAGGAcaattagtaatagtaatctTTATTTTGAATGCATTAATAGGTGCTATGGCCTTATGGTGGTTAGTACAGAGAACAAAACAGTGTATGGACTTTGCATGTACAGCTCACTTGATACATTTGTGTTGTTGTTGGGCATACAATGCCAGTTTTCCAACTTCGTTCAGTTGGTGGAGTTTGAATATTGTTTCCTTGAGTATAATGTGCGTATGTGGAGAATTTCTTTGTATGAGAACAGAATTGCAAGCAATACCACTGAGTATGAATAATCAAAAAACAGCCTTGTAATaaaaaagtgtatatatattatctaatgAACTtgttagattaataatatgaatacacttttctttaatattttcttttctttatactcATATATCTAAATACTTCTCTTAGACTAATATAGAAGTATAGGTTTTATAaactatttatacatataaatacactGGATTATAGCGATACCAAGAAGTTACTactcattttattaatataatatagtattaatatcatcaatttaacatataacttatatattttttactatttatattcAGTCTGGATATCACTTAATGATGATCTTCCTTGTGAAATTGCAAACCACAGTAACCGCAGACATTTGAACCTGGTTCATCCTATATGAAAGATAATGAATTTGTTTATAGAGTTTTACTTTGGATAAgcgatgataatattttattgcttTTTACCAAATTGATATAAACTTTAGGATGTCCTAAAGGACCACCACCACCGTCACACGCTACAACACGATCTTTTTTAGGGATAGATTGTActttagatatataatttatagccCAATTAGGATTAACATGTTTTGGCCTATCGATAAATCTTGCAAGTCGGTAGTCGTCGTCTTCAAATTTCTAGCGAACAGATAAGaacgtttatttataataaaagtgttgttttatatatgaacatataaaataggtacagtataatttttagaaatcTATGTAGGATTCGATGTCATCGAAGTAAAACTATTTCCAAATAACCTTACCTGTCCGGTATGAGTTACTTCATCGGATGATTCATTTGAGTATTTTCGTACCGTTAAAGTTACTACTGGTACATTTGTTCGTGATATTTTACTGGAAGATTCCAGCAGACGGAAAATACTCCTGTTCGCCATATTTATTAACTGTTACGACACTGTACCGTAAGAGGTCTCCTATTTATGTTTTGTTTTCGTATTATACAATTTAGGTTAGTATGTTCGTATAATGaacatcattaatatttaacgataaaatatttgtcaatAATGAGTATGACCAATaggatatagatattattcattattagaTCATTAATCTAAttgtaatgttattaaattattattagtattttacaattttcaatatatcgaTTAGAATTCAATTATATCGATCAAACTTAATCGAAGTCGAAAGATGGGAATTTTAAATTTTGTCGCGAATTGAACTCCTGACTATTGTCAATactattacataaaaaatttacgttataaataatatttacaatacaaATCCCCGTAGAAATATgattaaaacatattttaaaaatatatctatctatctacgtaGAAATATACTTTTCACAATGTGAAtgaaatttgatattatcgaaGTTAAATTGaagtttaaaatgaaattatcatGTAATTGAAATCCAAAACCGATAAGCACGcgttttcaatatatattgcTAAGGATCATGCGCGTGAAATATTCCATGTAGTGACCTTTATTACGTCTTGAATGCACGTACACAGAGGTTTTTTGGTAAGATTAAAATCATGGGATCAATTGTTGAATAGGTACGATCGTTGGAGGATCTTATCGTGCACGATGTgaaataaacttttataaaaaaaaaaaaaaaaaaaaaaaacaaatcggAAAAAAAGAACCTTACTCGGCGTCATTATTTTGTAGATACGTATaatagagagagcgagagagagagagagggtaattCGAAAAAGGGCGGCCACTTGATCCAGTGATTAGGAGTAAGAATTCTTACCTACTCGGATATCGATCCGCCTGGGCAAGTGAGCAATGCGACGTCTCTATAACGTTTGCAGCTTTTCCCATTATTTTTCGCCGGCAGCGTATTGTATGTGTGCGCGAGAAAAGTATAGAACGAGATAAAATCAGTGCTTTTTTCCTTAAGCAATACGTACGTCCTATCGTATATGTTTCAAGGCTACAGGACGCCTTACCGGCACCATATGTCTTGTATTAGTGGACGTAGATCAGAACGGTCAGATCAAACGTTTAatcaactatatatataagaataatgtaaGGCAAATGATATACGGTGAGTCGAGACAATGTTTCAAGCAACGCTTTTTCCCCCACtagattaataatttctataactaATTTCGACGTTGTCATtctctatgaaaaaaaaaaaaaagcaaaaacttTGATCAAAATACAAATGACTATGAAATTTTCATACGAGGCGAAAACTTTGAGTTCAATCGCCCATTGTTGTCTTAGCTTATTACGCGAGCtccaatgaaattatttaatttaggaTAGATACAAGATCGAATTAATATGGACGTTCACGGAGCCGGAGTGGTTGCCGTTTTAGGAACCGTTGGAGCTGCT
This window contains:
- the LOC124430481 gene encoding N-alpha-acetyltransferase 50 isoform X1, with protein sequence MIVTSRFKDAGVIGGEHRIFEYLSIYYRSKIELGDVTPHNIKQLKLLNQVVFPVSYNEKFYKDVLEAGELAKLAYYNDIVVGAVCCRVDTSENSRRLYIMTLGCLYPYRRLGIGTVMVQHVLKYVNKDGNFDSIFLHVQISNEGAIDFYKKFGFEIVETKQHYYKRIEPADAHVLQKTLRPRANQTNQQTIN
- the LOC124430481 gene encoding N-alpha-acetyltransferase 50 isoform X2, which produces MTSLYLRWRRSQPYWEIKMSKIELGDVTPHNIKQLKLLNQVVFPVSYNEKFYKDVLEAGELAKLAYYNDIVVGAVCCRVDTSENSRRLYIMTLGCLYPYRRLGIGTVMVQHVLKYVNKDGNFDSIFLHVQISNEGAIDFYKKFGFEIVETKQHYYKRIEPADAHVLQKTLRPRANQTNQQTIN
- the LOC124430481 gene encoding probable N-acetyltransferase san isoform X3 gives rise to the protein MTRSKIELGDVTPHNIKQLKLLNQVVFPVSYNEKFYKDVLEAGELAKLAYYNDIVVGAVCCRVDTSENSRRLYIMTLGCLYPYRRLGIGTVMVQHVLKYVNKDGNFDSIFLHVQISNEGAIDFYKKFGFEIVETKQHYYKRIEPADAHVLQKTLRPRANQTNQQTIN
- the LOC124430479 gene encoding hormone-sensitive lipase isoform X2, giving the protein MSLDDDFERPFEEFEPLQWGALRELCHANKDYFSTHQDENGSRIRAGLLAILDHLEKMQPIYKEISRIAPMFDFDEQTPGNGYRSFLVLVDRCIMHSGTVCRQMYCQKDSFLFRKSYYMREIEACSQLLASLYTCLQYLKTLYSWSDRMKDGKLSLFSSNEHTPQELLNQAENINQYCFYGRCLGFQYCDNIKHILKTLSVCLASFSEVYYSNGTLFGRCANSLKYILDPEARARRIVHVSQHADVSFCQAFWFLSENEMLCSSVSMVVPLSINQVISIPPEELTLDTLDGGKISIPIPNSHIGRKPIHVRLLSAVRRVGMVGSAGIGGELLGLSESLIIHSHGGGFVAQTSRSHEAYLRTWAVKLGVPILSIDYSLAPEAPFPRALEEILYAYAWSLNHASTLLGSTARKVLLIEMNIRKPDGIFMAYTPVLVEFVTSPSRLLSLTDLLLPFGFMMRCLKAYAAMDNKKTLGPKDKNQGNNEVIESETESFAEVSESDLIALALSPNGDETNDAHKLASLPSDSTLNSVSLTDVDGIDHPKQEVRSQEYIKKFLEMYRNSSIRTSVPVLNNYNGTDVNPPSNGKTWSLFGWPLGGDKREIRELDMTARAKSPLEEFVFTVPKDPLLSPYLASDDLLARLPPTKILTMELDPCLDDCVMFARKLKLLGNVVTLDILSGLPHGFLNLAPISKEAYEGSELCIKRILELLQL
- the LOC124430479 gene encoding hormone-sensitive lipase isoform X4 gives rise to the protein MSLDDDFERPFEEFEPLQWGALRELCHANKDYFSTHQDENGSRIRAGLLAILDHLEKMQPIYKEISRIAPMFDFDEQTPGNGYRSFLVLVDRCIMHSGTVCRQMYCQKDSFLFRKSYYMREIEACSQLLASLYTCLQYLKTLYSWSDRMKDGKLSLFSSNEHTPQELLNQAENINQYCFYGRCLGFQYCDNIKHILKTLSVCLASFSEVYYSNGTLFGRCANSLKYILDPEARARRIVHVSQHADVSFCQAFWFLSENEMLCSSVSMVVPLSINQVISIPPEELTLDTLDGGKISIPIPNSHIGRKPIHVRLLSAVRRVGMVGSAGIGGELLGLSESLIIHSHGGGFVAQTSRSHEAYLRTWAVKLGVPILSIDYSLAPEAPFPRALEEILYAYAWSLNHASTLLGSTARKVLLIGDSAGANLNLGITFKCLEMNIRKPDGIFMAYTPVLVEFVTSPSRLLSLTDLLLPFGFMMRCLKAYAAMDNKKTLGPKDKNQGNNEVIESETESFAEVSESDLIALALSPNGDETNDAHKLASLPSDSTLNSVSLTDVDDVNPPSNGKTWSLFGWPLGGDKREIRELDMTARAKSPLEEFVFTVPKDPLLSPYLASDDLLARLPPTKILTMELDPCLDDCVMFARKLKLLGNVVTLDILSGLPHGFLNLAPISKEAYEGSELCIKRILELLQL
- the LOC124430479 gene encoding hormone-sensitive lipase isoform X1 gives rise to the protein MSLDDDFERPFEEFEPLQWGALRELCHANKDYFSTHQDENGSRIRAGLLAILDHLEKMQPIYKEISRIAPMFDFDEQTPGNGYRSFLVLVDRCIMHSGTVCRQMYCQKDSFLFRKSYYMREIEACSQLLASLYTCLQYLKTLYSWSDRMKDGKLSLFSSNEHTPQELLNQAENINQYCFYGRCLGFQYCDNIKHILKTLSVCLASFSEVYYSNGTLFGRCANSLKYILDPEARARRIVHVSQHADVSFCQAFWFLSENEMLCSSVSMVVPLSINQVISIPPEELTLDTLDGGKISIPIPNSHIGRKPIHVRLLSAVRRVGMVGSAGIGGELLGLSESLIIHSHGGGFVAQTSRSHEAYLRTWAVKLGVPILSIDYSLAPEAPFPRALEEILYAYAWSLNHASTLLGSTARKVLLIGDSAGANLNLGITFKCLEMNIRKPDGIFMAYTPVLVEFVTSPSRLLSLTDLLLPFGFMMRCLKAYAAMDNKKTLGPKDKNQGNNEVIESETESFAEVSESDLIALALSPNGDETNDAHKLASLPSDSTLNSVSLTDVDGIDHPKQEVRSQEYIKKFLEMYRNSSIRTSVPVLNNYNGTDVNPPSNGKTWSLFGWPLGGDKREIRELDMTARAKSPLEEFVFTVPKDPLLSPYLASDDLLARLPPTKILTMELDPCLDDCVMFARKLKLLGNVVTLDILSGLPHGFLNLAPISKEAYEGSELCIKRILELLQL
- the LOC124430479 gene encoding hormone-sensitive lipase isoform X3, translated to MSLDDDFERPFEEFEPLQWGALRELCHANKDYFSTHQDENGSRIRAGLLAILDHLEKMQPIYKEISRIAPMFDFDEQTPGNGYRSFLVLVDRCIMHSGTVCRQMYCQKDSFLFRKSYYMREIEACSQLLASLYTCLQYLKTLYSWSDRMKDGKLSLFSSNEHTPQELLNQAENINQYCFYGRCLGFQYCDNIKHILKTLSVCLASFSEVYYSNGTLFGRCANSLKYILDPEARARRIVHVSQHADVSFCQAFWFLSENEMLCSSVSMVVPLSINQVISIPPEELTLDTLDGGKISIPIPNSHIGRKPIHVRLLSAVRRVGMVGSAGIGGELLGLSESLIIHSHGGGFVAQTSRSHEAYLRTWAVKLGVPILSIDYSLAPEAPFPRALEEILYAYAWSLNHASTLLGSTARKVLLIGDSAGANLNLGITFKCLEMNIRKPDGIFMAYTPVLVEFVTSPSRLLSLTDLLLPFGFMMRCLKAYAAMDNKKTLGPKDKNQGNNEVIESETESFAEVSESDLIALALSPNGDETNDAHKLASLPSDSTLNSVSLTDVDEMYRNSSIRTSVPVLNNYNGTDVNPPSNGKTWSLFGWPLGGDKREIRELDMTARAKSPLEEFVFTVPKDPLLSPYLASDDLLARLPPTKILTMELDPCLDDCVMFARKLKLLGNVVTLDILSGLPHGFLNLAPISKEAYEGSELCIKRILELLQL
- the LOC124430482 gene encoding protein SYS1 homolog, with the protein product MVFIYEMNLFSNKAMNNISGQFRKTTWDPILIISQIIAVQSVMYFFLGIWIWIIASLLGSTNSLDYAFQYKEIHIRDFGGQLVIVIFILNALIGAMALWWLVQRTKQCMDFACTAHLIHLCCCWAYNASFPTSFSWWSLNIVSLSIMCVCGEFLCMRTELQAIPLSMNNQKTAL
- the LOC124430483 gene encoding NADH dehydrogenase [ubiquinone] iron-sulfur protein 6, mitochondrial, which gives rise to MANRSIFRLLESSSKISRTNVPVVTLTVRKYSNESSDEVTHTGQKFEDDDYRLARFIDRPKHVNPNWAINYISKVQSIPKKDRVVACDGGGGPLGHPKVYINLDEPGSNVCGYCGLQFHKEDHH